One Heptranchias perlo isolate sHepPer1 chromosome 5, sHepPer1.hap1, whole genome shotgun sequence DNA window includes the following coding sequences:
- the lgsn gene encoding lengsin, whose product MPPLDWERVVKSYPSSWSGHSYLHRPGLSIVTGLPLHKSAHPPTTGEEFGDGKCKPRGGNIQKEEVRSTEEWETSNGTEDGKSQGLSASKPGISKDTMEELKAFLKESPLITSRQKASNKPSCLPSDLKVQTPEEKAKEGGGTPLTSSKAYSGGPGQLTAQKQREKSSDQLPTPAVATSDVQKTESANIKPTTLKTSTIRSRTDSGLGSKHDPVWSSNVADNVRELPMNNCATPLLTSTNIEQVKQQMAREDIRFIRFEASDLHGISRSKTVPSRFFQEKVFHGVPMPRDYLEQTLNPKEDEVDHSSFNSDILLVPDISTFSVLPWAEKTARVICDCYSITGSPLLTSPRQVAKLQLNQLRAYGFALCSSFTYEFCLHGFAQTLNVPTPVPAATLLNNHDQNFVQELIDSMYCAGVDVESFSSSRGPGQMEVSLRAEFGIGAADNAFAFRTGVKELARKHAYTASFFRPSAFGNSGILSHSLWDAGGKRNLFCDTAASLELSGIGKRWQAGLAQHAAALSCLLAPSASCRRRCRDGEGESAVDVTCGSDQDTCAFNAKFHGGGGARVENRLGSAVANPYVVLAATVAAGLDGLKRGLSQPSSSDGGARAAPNLCPLKPCVIPVRLEDALDALERDHCIRSALGELFTQHFIAIKRFELKTQALGGEDNKYLEYFI is encoded by the exons ATGCCACCCCTGGATTGGGAAAGAGTCGTGAAAAGCTACCCATCCAGCTGGTCAGGCCATTCATACCTTCATAGACCAGGTCTGTCAATAGTCACAGGGCTGCCCCTTCACAAATCAGCCCACCCCCCAACCACAGGTGAGGAATTTGGGGACGGAAAGTGTAAGCCACGGGgtggaaacatccaaaaggaagaagtGAGGTCCACAGAAGAATGGGAAACGAGCAATGGGACTGAGGATGGAAAGAGCCAAGGCTTATCTGCTTCAAAGCCTGGAATTTCCAAAGACACGATGGAAGAATTAAAAGCCTTTCTCAAGGAAAGCCCTCTGATTACCAGCAGGCAGAAAGCGAGCAATaaacccagttgcttgccctccgATTTGAAGGTGCAAACTCCTGAAGAGAAAGCCAAAGAGGGAGGTGGCACACCCTTGACCTCCTCGAAAGCATATTCCGGTGGCCCTGGACAGCTGACCGcacagaaacaaagagagaagTCTAGTGATCAGTTACCAACACCTGCAGTGGCTACTTCGGATGTCCAAAAAACAGAGAGTGCCAACATCAAACCGACGACCTTGAAGACATCAACAATACGCAGTCGCACGGACAGCGGGCTAGGATCGAAGCATGACCCAGTTTGGAGTTCAAATGTGGCTG ATAACGTGAGAGAGCTACCTATGAACAACTGTGCAACTCCCTTACTAACAAGCACTAACATTGAGCAAGTGAAGCAACAGATGGCAAGAGAAGACATACGGTTTATCCGTTTTGAAGCAAGTGACCTTCATGGGATTTCAAGATCGAAGACTGTTCCATCTCGTTTCTTTCAG GAGAAGGTGTTTCACGGTGTGCCTATGCCAAGAGATTATTTGGAGCAAACGCTGAACCCGAAGGAAGATGAAGTAGATCATTCCAGTTTCAACAGTGACATACTCTTAGTGCCTGACATATCGACCTTTAGCGTCCTCCCATGGGCTGAGAAAACCGCAAGGGTCATTTGCGATTGTTACTCAATAACTGGTAGTCCTCTTCTGACCTCCCCCCGGCAAGTAGCAAAGCTTCAACTGAACCAGCTCCGAGCGTACGGCTTTGCCTTGTGTTCGTCCTTCACCTATGAGTTTTGCCTTCACGGCTTTGCTCAGACGTTAAACGTGCCGACACCTGTCCCTGCTGCAACCCTCCTGAACAACCACGACCAGAACTTTGTCCAGGAGTTAATCGATAGCATGTACTGTGCTGGGGTAGATGTCGAAAGCTTTTCCTCTTCCAGGGGGCCTGGCCAAATGGAGGTCTCGCTTCGAGCGGAATTCGGAATTGGCGCGGCGGATAACGCGTTCGCGTTCAGGACCGGCGTCAAAGAGCTGGCGAGGAAGCACGCCTACACCGCCAGCTTCTTCAGGCCGTCGGCTTTTGGCAATTCAGGGATTCTTTCCCACAGTCTGTGGGACGCCGGCGGGAAGCGCAATCTCTTCTGTGACACAGCGGCGTCACTGGAGCTGTCGGGCATCGGGAAGAGGTGGCAGGCCGGGCTGGCGCAGCATGCCGCCGCCCTCAGTTGCCTCTTGGCGCCCAGCGCGAGCTGCCGCCGGCGCTGCCGCGACGGGGAAGGCGAGAGCGCCGTCGACGTGACCTGCGGGTCCGACCAAGACACCTGCGCCTTCAACGCCAAGTTCCACGGAGGCGGGGGCGCCCGCGTGGAAAACCGACTGGGATCGGCAGTGGCGAATCCTTACGTCGTTCTTGCCGCCACCGTGGCCGCAGGTCTGGATGGGCTCAAGAGGGGGCTGTCCCAGCCCAGCAGCTCCGACGGCGGGGCACGGGCTGCGCCCAATCTTTGCCCACTGAAACCCTGCGTCATTCCCGTGCGGTTGGAGGACGCGCTCGATGCGCTGGAACGTGACCATTGCATCCGGAGCGCGCTGGGGGAGCTCTTCACACAACATTTCATTGCTATCAAACGGTTTGAATTGAAGACCCAGGCATTGGGTGGTGAAGACAACAAATACCTAGAGTATTTCATCTAG